In the genome of Podospora pseudocomata strain CBS 415.72m chromosome 2 map unlocalized CBS415.72m_2.2, whole genome shotgun sequence, one region contains:
- a CDS encoding uncharacterized protein (EggNog:ENOG50; COG:S) gives MDLTVEEKMFFDRIEKEFLDYVQNGIPIRFIYVKEMRLVDRAFVQQHYLPRVRRLRTNPVTLEFIEHTSSTKPRMQAYLQTVVKYDMLSHSWLLAPTAIKFYDSNWQPLYGEGGDRAFCRLVEAIMLASGDSTVLNWCGGAADLHNSNAMPHSPIAYLCGFPHDDYLWSTEGLDMAMTSRGLQVQLLILPMKLRKHICVMAQVLPRTTSSSHAVSCSFIRTSVMLLPS, from the coding sequence ATGGACTTGACCGTGGAGGAAAAGATGTTCTTTGATAGAATTGAGAAGGAATTCCTTGACTATGTCCAAAATGGTATCCCCATCCGTTTCATATATGTCAAAGAGATGCGGCTCGTTGATCGAGCTTTCGTGCAGCAACATTACCTTCCCCGTGTCAGGAGGTTGAGAACAAATCCCGTCACCCTGGAATTCATTGAACatacctcctcaaccaagccGCGCATGCAGGCTTACCTGCAGACGGTGGTGAAATATGACATGCTCTCCCACAGCTGGCTGCTCGCGCCGACTGCGATCAAGTTTTACGACAGCAATTGGCAGCCCTTGTacggtgaaggaggcgacAGAGCCTTCTGTCGCCTTGTCGAGGCCATCATGCTGGCCAGCGGCGACTCGACGGTCTTGAACTGGTGCGGTGGCGCTGCAGACTTACATAATTCCAATGCCATGCCGCACTCGCCCATTGCCTACCTCTGTGGCTTCCCACACGACGATTATCTCTGGTCAACGGAAGGACTGGACATGGCAATGACAAGCCGCGGACTGCAAGTCCAGCTTCTCATACTTCCCATGAAACTACGAAAACATATTTGTGTTATGGCTCAGGTGCTACCTCGTACGACCTCGTCCTCTCATGCTGTTAGCTGTAGTTTTATAAGAACATCGGTCATGTTGTTGCCGAGCTGA
- a CDS encoding uncharacterized protein (EggNog:ENOG503NU85; MEROPS:MER0045095; COG:J) produces MQPGQQQPPRKRILFLDAYDSFSNNITSLLQTLLDVEVSVLHIDSPSLFPFGIDSTPDEEAKSRFVKELARYDAVVCGPGPGNPGNQRDVGVMRFIWELEEANVLPVLGICLGFQSLVNSCQGGQVKRLRRGLHGMVRTIIHRMDSVAPVEGDIFAGVNGFKATLYHSLCGHVGQEGIDQQEWEEARWQPQDGCPELLPLAWVEEQREEGEGFEAGTERILMAVKHRTKPFWGVQYHPESVCTEEEGNKIIVNWFEEALGWNQKHKRTTLVDGHNLAEAAIKPSLLSQLTPSGEPRASGQWWEKFESDPVLRSVSVPLPRGIPVPDIVEAVDPDASERIILDSANAAPAISSADVRGRYSIIAAGLDEALRLEYHAGDDYATTKLKAVGGMSVNLSQQVPIARYGSIWALIAAFQDARHIDVEGPETTPFLGGFMGYVTYEQGLMDIGINLDHPRPHHRPDVCLSWITKSIVIDHLAGVVHVQHLRSSGSEEDTWLEKTTGKLLTLQNTQRRPSFNSKKDNTQLPQSPTKRRPSRSTTSIQTPLTKEYEDKVRLCQEHIAAGESYELCLTDQTTITRPLSDVQPPLSPTQPKHPRLSSSPATRPNSWSLFKHLRTRQPAPFASYLRLHPATLVSASPERFLTYDRQGKCSMRPMKGTVRKSDICSTLSQAEKILHVPKEEAENLMIVDLVRHDLHSICGAGNVTVRDLLKVEEYQSVFQMITVVEGQLPRQGGYGGLDALAGALPPGSMTGAPKRRSCEILRGVEGGRERGLYSGVVGYHCVSGRGDWSVTIRSLFRWDDEVGREGGEEEVWRIGAGGAVTILSTEVGEREEMFTKLAGPLRVFGEVC; encoded by the coding sequence ATGCAGCcaggacagcagcagcctccacGAAAGCGGATCCTTTTCCTGGACGCCTACGACTCGttctccaacaacatcacGTCGTTGCTGCAGACCCTCTTGGATGTCGAGGTTTCGGTCTTGCATATCGACTCGCCATCGCTTTTTCCTTTCGGCATTGATTCAACACCGGATGAGGAGGCCAAGTCGAGATTTGTCAAGGAGCTTGCCAGATATGATGCCGTTGTTTGTGGACCAGGTCCGGGCAATCCGGGCAACCAACGGGATGTTGGCGTTATGAGGTTTATTTGGGaattggaggaggcgaatgTCCTGCCAGTGCTTGGAATCTGCTTGGGCTTTCAGAGCCTCGTCAATTCTTGCCAGGGAGGTCAGGTCAAGAGActgagaagggggttgcATGGTATGGTCAGAACAATCATCCACCGTATGGACTCAGTTGCGCCGGTGGAGGGTGACATTTTTGCCGGGGTGAACGGGTTCAAGGCAACGCTGTATCACAGCTTGTGTGGCCATGTTGGACAGGAGGGCATCGACCAACAAGAATGGGAGGAAGCTCGGTGGCAGCCTCAGGACGGCTGCCCTGAGTTGTTGCCGCTGGcctgggtggaggagcagcgtgaagagggcgagggtttCGAAGCTGGAACGGAAAGAATCCTCATGGCTGTCAAGCACAGGACCAAGCCGTTCTGGGGTGTGCAATATCATCCCGAGTCGGTGTGcacagaagaggagggcaacAAGATCATTGTCAACTGGTTCGAGGAAGCGCTCGGGTGGAATCAAAAACACAAGAGGACGACCCTGGTGGATGGACACAACCTGGCAGAGGCTGCCATCAAGCCGAGCCTGCTCTCTCAGCTCACACCGTCAGGAGAGCCTAGGGCTTCGGGGCAGTGGTGGGAGAAGTTTGAGTCTGACCCAGTTTTGCGCTCTGTCTCGGTGCCCTTGCCTCGCGGCATTCCGGTCCCGGATATCGTAGAGGCAGTTGATCCCGATGCCTCTGAGCGGATCATCCTGGACTCGGCCAACGCGGCACCTGCCATATCGAGTGCTGATGTCCGCGGCAGATACAGCATTATTGCGGCTGGTCTGGACGAAGCCCTGCGTCTTGAATACCACGCCGGCGATGActatgccaccaccaagctcaaggctgtTGGGGGAATGTCAGTCAACTTATCACAGCAGGTTCCGATTGCCAGATATGGCAGCATCTGGGCTCTGATTGCAGCCTTCCAAGACGCAAGACATATCGACGTCGAAGGGCCCGAGACGACCCCTTTTCTGGGAGGTTTTATGGGATACGTTACCTACGAGCAGGGGCTCATGGACATTGGCATCAATCTCGaccaccctcgcccccaCCATCGACCAGACGTCTGCCTGAGCTGGATCACCAAGAGCATCGTCATTGACCACCTCGCCGGCGTCGTCCACGTGCAACATCTCCGCTCTAGCGGCTCAGAGGAAGACACCTGGCTAGAGAAAACAACCGGCAaactcctcaccctccaaaacacccaaCGCCGACCGTCCTTCAACTCCAAAAAAGACAAcacccaactcccccaatcccccaccAAACGCCGCCCATCCcgcagcaccacctccatccaaACCCCCTTGACAAAAGAGTACGAGGACAAGGTCCGGCTCTGCCAAGAACACATCGCCGCGGGGGAGTCGTATGAACTCTGCCTGACAGACCAAACAACCATCACCCGTCCCCTCAGCGATGTCCAACCACCCCTATCACCTACAcaacccaaacacccccgcctctcctcctcccccgccacccgGCCCAACTCCTGGTCCTTGTTCAAACACCTCCGCACCCGCCAACCCGCTCCCTTCGCGTCCtacctccgcctccacccGGCAACCCTcgtctccgcctcccccgagCGTTTCCTAACCTACGACCGTCAAGGGAAATGTTCCATGCGTCCGATGAAGGGCACAGTCCGCAAGTCGGACATTtgctccaccctctcccaagcAGAGAAAATCCTCCACGTCCCCAAAGAGGAGGCGGAAAACCTCATGATTGTTGACTTAGTTCGTCACGACTTGCACTCCATCTGCGGAGCGGGGAATGTGACTGTGCGGGATCTGCTAAAGGTGGAGGAGTATCAATCTGTGTTTCAGATGATCACTGTTGTTGAGGGGCAGTTGCCTAGACAGGGGGGGTATGGTGGGTTGGATGCGCTGGCGGGggcgctgccgccggggaGTATGACGGGGgcgccgaagaggaggagttgtgAGATACTcaggggggtggaaggggggagggagagggggttgtatTCGGGGGTTGTGGGGTATCATTGTGTTAGCGGACGGGGGGATTGGAGTGTTACGATCAGGAGTTTGTTTaggtgggatgatgaggtggggagggaggggggggaggaggaggtttggaggaTTGGGGCCGGGGGTGCGGTTACGATACTGAGCacggaggtgggggagagggaggagatgtttACCAAGTTGGCGGGGCCGTTGagggtttttggggaggtttgTTAA
- the VPS55 gene encoding Vacuolar protein sorting-associated protein 55 (COG:T; EggNog:ENOG503P3FU): MPTAGLKTIIALSFVLALGFLLVILSCALYSKYHPLLVVATYVLAPVPNWICSHCANPDDFVESSGAAILDLGRFCTGFLVVMGIALPVVLAHSGIIATAAAVMSIVGGLLIYGTIISFGQFFQEEQEF, from the coding sequence ATGCCCACCGCCGGCCTAAAAACAATCATAGCCCTCTCCttcgtcctcgccctcggcttcctcctcgtcatcctctccTGCGCCCTCTACTCCAAATaccatcccctcctcgtcgtcgccaccTACGTCCTCGCCCCGGTGCCCAACTGGATATGCTCCCACTGCGCCAACCCCGACGACTTTGTCGAGAGCTCGggcgccgccatcctcgacctgGGCCGGTTCTGCACCGGGTTCTTGGTCGTGATGGGCATCGCGCTCccggtggtgctggcgcaTAGCGGGATTATcgccacggcggcggcggtgatgagcATTgtgggtgggttgttgaTTTATGGGACGATTATAAGTTTTGGGCAGTTTTttcaggaggagcaggagttttag